One Spinacia oleracea cultivar Varoflay chromosome 4, BTI_SOV_V1, whole genome shotgun sequence DNA segment encodes these proteins:
- the LOC110804058 gene encoding WEB family protein At5g55860-like — protein sequence MKEKEAANNPAKQIEEAIFSRKQYLDTARDYYLTALAELSGRKQEQPKISPCSDLSLPLEDNICNLAVEAEQAATPGHGLKKKFSEMDVQMQYPNGVLKASEKDLEVVKLQFNKSLPRNTKSQITEMICKLGILGKEIDIIDVADSKTTRTASLEPDNAMESLEKTVVESSSIYGMVESLKAKLENLKKEHAGFIDVDVGAESAARNLKFRFFRSKPENERCFAKRDKAS from the coding sequence ATGAAGGAGAAAGAAGCTGCAAATAATCCTGCAAAGCAAATTGAGGAGGCAATTTTCTCTAGGAAGCAGTACCTAGACACTGCTAGGGATTACTACTTGACTGCACTCGCTGAGCTGAGTGGCAGAAAACAAGAACAACCAAAAATATCCCCTTGTAGTGATTTATCTTTGCCGTTGGAAGACAATATCTGCAATCTAGCAGTTGAAGCTGAACAAGCAGCCACACCAGGACATGGGTTAAAAAAGAAATTTTCTGAAATGGATGTACAAATGCAGTATCCTAATGGAGTTCTCAAAGCATCTGAAAAGGATTTGGAGGTTGTGAAGTTACAATTTAATAAATCTCTTCCTAGAAATACGAAATCCCAAATCACTGAAATGATTTGTAAACTTGGGATTTTGGGGAAGGAAATAGACATTATTGATGTTGCAGATTCAAAAACGACAAGGACTGCCTCATTAGAGCCTGATAATGCTATGGAGTCACTGGAAAAGACAGTGGTAGAAAGTAGCTCCATCTACGGGATGGTGGAGTCTTTAAAAGCTAAACTTGAAAATTTGAAGAAAGAACATGCTGGATTTATTGATGTTGACGTAGGAGCAGAATCTGCTGCTAGGAATCTGAAATTCAGGTTCTTTAGAAGCAAACCCGAGAATGAAAGATGTTTTGCAAAGAGAGATAAAGCTAGTTAA